The proteins below come from a single Holdemania massiliensis genomic window:
- the tgt gene encoding tRNA guanosine(34) transglycosylase Tgt gives MSAIQFEITHVCKQSGARCGILHTPHGDVETPMFMPVGTLATVKFLSPEEIKALGAGVILANTYHLWLRPGEDIVDKAGGVQKFMNYSGPMLTDSGGFQVFSLADRRKIKEEGVTFKSHLDGSTLFLSPEKSIQIQNKIGADIIMSFDECAPYPCSYDYMKNSVERTLRWAKRGKEAHQRPEEQALFGIVQGGEYQDLREMCAKTLAEMDFPGYSIGGTSVGESKETMYKMIDYSVKYLPWEKPRYLMGVGSVDAILEGILRNVDMFDCVLPTRIARHGTLMTSQGRINIKKQDYEEDFGPLDPECDCYTCKNYSRAYLRHLFRCNEGLGSRLMSIHNLRFLLSLTEQARKAIREDRFGDFKAELFKKYNLNSVDSRGF, from the coding sequence ATGAGTGCAATTCAATTTGAGATTACCCATGTGTGCAAACAGTCAGGTGCCCGCTGCGGCATCCTGCATACGCCGCATGGCGACGTAGAAACGCCGATGTTTATGCCTGTCGGCACCCTGGCGACGGTGAAATTCCTGTCGCCGGAGGAAATTAAGGCTTTGGGGGCCGGGGTCATTCTGGCCAACACTTATCACTTGTGGCTGCGGCCGGGTGAAGACATTGTCGATAAAGCCGGCGGCGTCCAGAAATTTATGAACTATTCCGGACCGATGCTGACGGACAGCGGCGGATTTCAGGTCTTTTCGTTGGCAGATCGGCGCAAAATTAAAGAAGAAGGCGTTACCTTCAAGAGCCATCTGGATGGTTCCACCTTATTTTTAAGTCCGGAAAAATCAATTCAGATCCAAAACAAGATCGGAGCGGACATCATCATGAGCTTTGATGAATGTGCGCCTTATCCTTGTTCCTACGATTACATGAAAAACAGTGTTGAGCGGACGCTGCGCTGGGCAAAGCGCGGCAAAGAAGCTCACCAGCGCCCTGAGGAGCAGGCCTTATTCGGCATTGTACAGGGTGGAGAGTATCAGGATCTGCGCGAGATGTGTGCCAAAACCCTGGCGGAAATGGACTTCCCAGGCTATTCCATCGGCGGCACCTCGGTCGGCGAATCGAAGGAAACGATGTATAAGATGATTGATTACAGCGTCAAATACCTGCCTTGGGAAAAACCGCGGTATTTGATGGGCGTCGGGTCCGTCGATGCGATCCTGGAAGGAATTCTGCGCAACGTCGATATGTTCGACTGCGTCCTGCCGACTCGGATTGCCCGCCACGGTACCTTGATGACCTCGCAGGGTCGGATCAACATTAAGAAACAAGATTATGAGGAAGATTTCGGTCCTCTGGATCCGGAATGTGACTGCTACACCTGCAAAAATTACAGCCGGGCCTATCTGCGGCATCTGTTCCGCTGCAACGAAGGTTTGGGCAGCCGTTTGATGTCGATCCATAATCTACGGTTTCTGTTAAGCTTGACAGAACAAGCCAGAAAAGCGATCCGGGAAGACCGCTTCGGTGATTTTAAAGCTGAACTGTTTAAAAAATACAACCTGAACAGTGTCGATTCGAGGGGGTTCTGA
- the queA gene encoding tRNA preQ1(34) S-adenosylmethionine ribosyltransferase-isomerase QueA: protein MKTSEFDFDLPQELIAQTPLANRSASRLLVLHRATGKIEHRHFYEIVDYLKPGDVLVRNNTRVIPARLFGTKEETGAHVELLLLRQDGDEWECLVGNAKVVKLGTVISFNEGELKAECIGIGEKGLRQFRMIYDGIFYEILEKLGNVPLPPYIKEKLNDPERYQTVYAKVKGSAAAPTAGLHFTPELFDQLKTMGVEVEDITLHVGLGTFRPMDTEDIADHHMHSEFFMMDQATAHRLNQAKAEGRRIIAVGTTSCRTLEAIMSKYGEFRECHEDTDIFIYPGYTFKAIDGLITNFHLPKSTLVMLVSAFATKEQIMKAYQAAIDEQYRFFSFGDSMFIE from the coding sequence ATGAAAACAAGTGAATTTGATTTTGATCTGCCGCAGGAGCTGATTGCGCAGACGCCGCTGGCAAACCGTTCGGCCTCACGGCTGTTGGTTCTGCATCGTGCTACCGGTAAGATTGAGCATCGGCATTTCTATGAAATTGTGGATTATCTGAAACCAGGCGACGTTTTGGTACGCAACAACACCCGTGTCATTCCGGCACGTCTGTTCGGCACCAAAGAGGAAACTGGTGCGCATGTGGAACTGCTGCTGCTGCGTCAGGATGGGGATGAATGGGAGTGTCTGGTCGGCAATGCTAAAGTTGTCAAGCTGGGCACGGTCATTTCCTTTAACGAAGGCGAGCTGAAAGCGGAATGCATCGGCATCGGCGAAAAAGGACTTCGGCAGTTCCGGATGATCTATGACGGAATTTTCTATGAGATTCTTGAAAAGCTGGGCAATGTCCCGCTGCCGCCTTACATCAAGGAAAAATTAAACGATCCGGAACGCTACCAGACGGTTTACGCCAAGGTTAAAGGTTCCGCCGCTGCACCGACCGCCGGACTGCATTTTACGCCGGAGCTGTTTGATCAGTTAAAGACCATGGGCGTCGAGGTGGAGGACATTACGCTGCATGTCGGCTTGGGTACATTCCGTCCGATGGATACCGAGGATATCGCCGATCACCACATGCATTCGGAATTCTTCATGATGGATCAGGCAACAGCCCACCGGCTCAACCAAGCCAAAGCGGAAGGCCGGCGGATCATTGCGGTCGGCACGACCAGCTGCCGGACACTGGAAGCGATCATGAGCAAATACGGAGAGTTCCGCGAATGTCATGAAGATACGGATATCTTCATTTATCCTGGCTATACGTTTAAAGCGATTGACGGCTTGATTACCAACTTCCACCTGCCTAAGTCCACGCTGGTCATGTTGGTCAGCGCCTTTGCGACCAAGGAGCAGATCATGAAGGCCTACCAGGCGGCGATCGATGAGCAATATCGGTTCTTTTCCTTCGGCGACAGCATGTTTATTGAATAA
- a CDS encoding epoxyqueuosine reductase QueH yields MIQAKPKINYWKMSVEEMARIQAEGRHPKLLMHACCAPCSAFPLEFLSGVFAVTIYYNNSNIYPAAEYQRRLEELKRYLDEVNPTLPHPVQLIVPPYRNEEFTARLAVLKDVPEGGGRCFLCYGLRMDEAYRYASEHHYDYFTTVMTISRQKNSQKLNEIGRQLSHKYPDVPYFYSDFKKKKGIDRGQELSRLHQLYRQDYCGCLYSYEKRQEDKQRKIEETSADQV; encoded by the coding sequence GTGATTCAAGCAAAACCGAAGATCAACTACTGGAAGATGAGCGTGGAGGAAATGGCGCGGATTCAGGCTGAGGGAAGACATCCCAAGCTGCTGATGCATGCCTGCTGCGCTCCGTGCAGCGCTTTCCCGCTGGAATTTCTGAGTGGCGTCTTTGCAGTGACGATCTATTACAACAACTCCAACATTTATCCGGCGGCAGAATATCAGCGCCGCTTAGAAGAACTGAAGCGTTATCTGGACGAGGTCAATCCCACACTTCCTCATCCTGTCCAACTGATTGTCCCGCCCTACCGCAATGAGGAATTTACGGCTCGGCTGGCGGTGCTCAAGGACGTGCCGGAAGGTGGGGGACGCTGCTTTCTGTGCTATGGCCTGCGCATGGATGAAGCGTACCGTTATGCCAGCGAGCATCATTATGACTATTTCACGACAGTCATGACGATCAGCCGGCAGAAAAACAGTCAAAAGCTGAATGAAATCGGCCGCCAGCTGTCGCATAAATATCCGGATGTCCCTTACTTCTATTCTGACTTCAAAAAGAAAAAAGGCATCGACCGGGGGCAGGAACTGTCGCGGCTGCATCAGCTGTACCGTCAGGATTACTGCGGCTGTCTTTATTCCTATGAGAAACGACAGGAAGACAAGCAACGAAAAATCGAAGAAACTTCAGCGGATCAAGTCTGA
- the mgtE gene encoding magnesium transporter, producing MKLEISKEELRNFLLHATDEQLAEMIEFIHPVDILEVIHEYKADEDQIMKRLPSEILAEIVDEEEDEEKYGLLSHFSDTEQRVILEEMSSDEITDLVSVLDEVESEEVLSKMNVEDRQEVRTLLSYDSETAGGLMATEFICLSDQMSVMQTLLYLQKEAQDAEMAYYLYVVDQNKVLTGVVSLREIVAHSFETLIRDIANPNVISVPAPTDQEEVARIFSKYNFLMMPVVDEQDRILGVITVDDVMDIIEEENTEDIHRLAQINEEEKVDGSLIESLKSRLPWLFINLLTAFLASSVVAVFSGTIEKVVALAAVNPIIAGMGGNAGTQSLTIVVRGIALGELTGENARRVFFKEFGVGVLSGVSIGLVVALICGLMQRNPIFGLVVGLAMLLNMAFATIAGYAVPVILKKINVDPALASSVFVTTVTDVLGFFFFLGLATLFLPFLM from the coding sequence ATGAAACTGGAAATCAGCAAAGAGGAACTGCGGAATTTTCTGCTGCACGCCACCGATGAACAACTGGCGGAAATGATTGAATTTATCCATCCGGTCGATATTCTGGAAGTCATCCATGAATACAAGGCAGATGAAGATCAGATCATGAAGCGGCTGCCGTCGGAGATTCTGGCGGAAATTGTCGATGAGGAAGAAGACGAGGAAAAATACGGCCTGTTATCTCACTTCTCGGATACCGAACAGCGGGTCATCCTGGAAGAAATGTCTTCCGATGAAATCACCGACTTGGTCTCAGTTCTGGATGAGGTGGAATCGGAAGAAGTCTTAAGCAAGATGAACGTCGAGGACCGGCAGGAAGTCCGCACGCTGCTGAGCTATGATTCGGAAACCGCCGGCGGTTTGATGGCGACGGAGTTTATCTGTCTGTCTGATCAAATGAGCGTCATGCAGACGCTTCTGTATTTGCAGAAAGAAGCGCAGGATGCAGAAATGGCTTATTATTTATATGTCGTCGATCAAAACAAGGTGCTGACTGGGGTTGTCTCACTGCGTGAAATCGTAGCTCACAGCTTTGAAACTTTGATCCGCGACATTGCCAACCCCAACGTCATCTCAGTTCCGGCGCCGACCGATCAGGAAGAAGTCGCGCGGATTTTCAGCAAGTATAATTTCTTAATGATGCCGGTCGTGGACGAACAGGATCGCATCCTCGGCGTCATTACCGTCGATGACGTCATGGATATCATCGAAGAAGAAAATACCGAGGATATTCATCGTCTGGCGCAGATCAATGAGGAAGAAAAAGTTGACGGCAGTCTGATTGAATCATTGAAAAGCCGTCTGCCGTGGTTGTTTATCAACCTGCTTACCGCCTTTCTGGCCTCCTCGGTTGTCGCCGTTTTCTCCGGTACGATTGAAAAAGTCGTCGCTTTGGCGGCGGTCAATCCGATCATCGCCGGGATGGGCGGCAACGCCGGAACACAGTCTTTAACGATTGTTGTCCGCGGTATTGCGCTGGGTGAGCTGACCGGTGAAAATGCCCGGCGGGTCTTCTTCAAGGAATTCGGCGTGGGCGTTTTGAGCGGCGTGAGCATCGGTCTGGTTGTTGCCTTGATCTGCGGCCTGATGCAGCGCAATCCGATCTTCGGTCTGGTCGTCGGCTTGGCCATGCTTTTGAACATGGCGTTTGCGACGATCGCCGGGTATGCGGTGCCAGTCATCCTGAAAAAGATCAATGTGGATCCGGCGCTGGCTTCTTCGGTGTTTGTCACCACCGTGACCGATGTGCTGGGCTTCTTCTTTTTCCTCGGATTGGCGACCTTGTTCTTACCATTTTTGATGTAA
- a CDS encoding DUF1848 domain-containing protein: MILCCSQRTDLCAFYSDWLYRRFQAGLVDVRNPFAPHQILRLDCSPSQVDAIIFITKNPTPMLDKMDVFREYAVGFQVTVTPYGSEIEPGLPDKRIVLDSFRKLADRLGSSHMILRYDPIFFSPRYDEAFHLRAFERCCKQLNGACSQVILSHLDFYKNTRRHQRELNWLPDSLDRFRQLVPQLAQIGKQYGMQLQLCAEDLDLQSAGIVNRSCMDAAWLEVLTGRKLDYPQTQARAHCHCLQVTDLGEYNCCAHHCRYCYANFDEAQIASRMAQHDPESSLLIGHLQPDDQIIMKKKSERQLRLF, encoded by the coding sequence ATGATTCTTTGTTGTTCCCAGCGTACCGATCTTTGTGCCTTTTACAGCGACTGGCTTTATCGGCGGTTTCAGGCGGGCCTTGTCGATGTCCGCAACCCCTTTGCGCCGCATCAGATCCTGCGGCTGGATTGTTCACCAAGTCAAGTGGATGCGATAATTTTCATCACGAAAAATCCAACTCCAATGTTGGATAAGATGGATGTCTTCCGCGAATATGCGGTGGGTTTTCAGGTTACCGTCACGCCCTATGGGTCAGAAATTGAACCGGGACTTCCCGACAAACGGATCGTCCTGGACAGCTTCCGCAAGCTGGCGGACCGGCTAGGTTCTTCGCACATGATCCTGCGGTATGATCCGATCTTCTTCTCCCCGCGGTATGACGAAGCGTTTCACCTGCGGGCCTTTGAGCGCTGCTGCAAACAGCTAAACGGAGCCTGCTCACAGGTGATCCTCAGTCATCTGGATTTCTATAAGAATACCCGCCGGCATCAGCGGGAGCTGAACTGGCTGCCGGATTCCCTCGACCGCTTTCGGCAATTAGTGCCGCAGCTGGCGCAGATCGGCAAACAATACGGCATGCAGCTGCAGCTCTGCGCTGAGGATCTTGATCTTCAAAGCGCCGGAATTGTCAATCGCAGTTGCATGGACGCGGCCTGGCTGGAAGTGTTGACCGGACGAAAACTAGATTATCCCCAGACTCAAGCTCGTGCGCATTGCCATTGCCTGCAGGTCACTGACCTGGGTGAATACAACTGCTGCGCGCATCATTGCCGTTATTGCTACGCCAACTTTGACGAAGCGCAGATTGCCTCAAGGATGGCACAACATGATCCCGAATCGTCTTTGTTGATCGGTCATCTGCAGCCTGATGATCAAATTATCATGAAAAAAAAGTCTGAACGGCAGCTTCGCCTGTTTTAG
- a CDS encoding HAD family hydrolase produces the protein MKKTLLFDLDGTLLPMDQDQFVQSYFSRLAKKMADRIDPKQLVDTIWKGTGAMIMNDGRATNEQVFWQVFDKLTGLHHETLEEEFFDYYKNEFNEAVEACAPTPLANEIVRALKAKGYTLVLATNPIFPRIATENRIRWAGLDQNDFAWITTFESCRYCKPNPKYYEEILNRLQLDPKQCVMIGNDVKEDMTARSLGMEGWLITDCLLNTEKLPVECEFEGTLAELLKKIETL, from the coding sequence ATGAAAAAAACGTTATTATTTGATTTGGACGGCACGCTGCTGCCGATGGATCAGGATCAATTTGTCCAGAGCTATTTTTCCCGGCTGGCAAAGAAAATGGCAGACAGGATTGACCCTAAGCAGTTAGTCGATACGATTTGGAAGGGCACCGGCGCGATGATTATGAACGATGGCCGGGCGACCAACGAACAGGTGTTCTGGCAGGTGTTTGATAAATTAACAGGTCTGCACCATGAAACGCTGGAAGAAGAATTTTTTGATTATTATAAAAACGAGTTTAATGAAGCAGTGGAAGCCTGCGCGCCGACGCCGCTGGCCAATGAAATTGTCCGCGCTTTGAAGGCGAAAGGATATACGCTGGTGCTGGCGACCAATCCGATCTTTCCGCGGATTGCGACAGAGAACCGAATTCGTTGGGCAGGATTGGACCAAAATGATTTTGCCTGGATCACGACTTTTGAGAGCTGCCGCTATTGCAAGCCGAATCCGAAATACTATGAGGAGATCCTGAACCGCCTGCAGCTGGATCCAAAGCAGTGCGTGATGATCGGCAACGACGTCAAAGAAGACATGACGGCCCGTTCGCTCGGAATGGAAGGCTGGCTGATTACCGACTGTCTGCTGAACACGGAAAAGCTGCCGGTGGAATGTGAGTTTGAAGGAACGCTGGCTGAGCTGCTTAAGAAAATTGAAACACTGTAA
- a CDS encoding TVP38/TMEM64 family protein produces the protein MRKQRKWNRLQMISAAAGVLLIVLAVVDFLPAVNQLLKSGDEQAIRQYFEALGINGVLFLILLQAVQVMTSLIPALSLQAAAGASYGPLIGTAVILIGMVLGNGIVYLFAERLLDQLSPQSRIAQMLDRFHHWLAGKNKELYCFVMFLLPILPNLVKPYLAAVSDIRWPVFLFTCTVGSIIPVLAGTLIGNFLIEGRMWEAVIVAVVAVIAAVGATLWQKHHSSQGRAGRR, from the coding sequence ATGAGAAAGCAGCGAAAGTGGAACCGGCTGCAGATGATTTCGGCAGCGGCGGGCGTGCTTTTGATCGTGCTGGCGGTCGTCGATTTTCTTCCGGCGGTGAACCAGCTGTTAAAAAGCGGCGACGAACAGGCCATCCGACAATATTTTGAGGCATTGGGGATCAACGGCGTCCTGTTTTTAATTCTGCTTCAGGCAGTGCAGGTCATGACTTCCCTGATTCCGGCGCTGTCGCTGCAGGCGGCCGCCGGGGCAAGCTATGGTCCTTTGATCGGGACTGCTGTGATTTTGATTGGAATGGTGCTGGGCAACGGCATTGTCTATCTGTTTGCGGAAAGACTGCTGGATCAGCTCTCGCCGCAGTCGCGAATCGCTCAGATGCTGGATCGCTTTCATCACTGGCTGGCAGGAAAAAACAAAGAACTGTATTGTTTTGTGATGTTTCTGCTGCCGATCCTGCCAAATTTGGTGAAGCCTTATCTGGCAGCTGTGTCTGATATTCGCTGGCCGGTTTTTCTGTTTACCTGCACGGTGGGTTCGATCATTCCGGTTCTGGCTGGTACGCTGATCGGCAATTTTTTGATCGAAGGACGAATGTGGGAAGCGGTCATCGTGGCGGTGGTGGCAGTCATTGCCGCCGTGGGGGCGACGCTGTGGCAGAAACACCACTCTTCACAAGGCCGGGCAGGGCGGCGCTGA
- a CDS encoding YitT family protein: MKRHSQVYEYLMIIIGSALFAASINLFVVPVNLYNGGIVGLAQIIRTVLTSRLNLSFNFDIAGVINFLFNIPLFILAYRSLSRKFFLGTLLSLITQTICFSLIPIPVVPILDDVLASLIIGAIVGALGIGMTLVHGASGGGTDILGVYAALHWKSFSVGKLQLAFNALIYCLCAFLFDLPIAIYSIIYAAVYSFVLDKVHLQNIEMSLMIFTKNPEIKTKILKDFVRGVTYWKGLGAYTQTETEVLVTIVSKDEVNELRRMITQMDPKAFIIVNEGLQITGNFIKRLVE; the protein is encoded by the coding sequence ATGAAGCGTCACTCGCAAGTTTATGAATATTTGATGATTATTATCGGTTCCGCCTTGTTTGCGGCCTCGATTAATTTGTTTGTCGTTCCCGTGAACCTTTATAACGGAGGCATTGTCGGTTTGGCTCAGATCATCCGAACGGTGCTGACCAGCCGGCTGAATCTGAGCTTTAATTTTGATATCGCTGGCGTGATTAACTTTCTGTTCAACATTCCGCTGTTTATTCTGGCCTACCGTTCGCTCAGCCGGAAATTCTTTCTGGGCACACTGCTTTCGCTGATTACGCAGACGATCTGTTTCTCACTGATTCCGATTCCGGTCGTGCCAATTCTGGACGATGTGCTGGCTTCGCTCATCATCGGGGCGATCGTTGGAGCGCTGGGGATCGGCATGACGCTGGTTCATGGCGCCAGCGGCGGAGGCACGGATATCTTAGGCGTATATGCGGCGCTGCATTGGAAATCGTTCAGTGTCGGTAAGCTTCAGCTGGCGTTTAATGCGCTGATCTACTGTCTGTGCGCGTTCTTGTTTGATCTGCCGATTGCGATTTACAGTATTATCTATGCGGCGGTCTATTCGTTTGTGCTGGATAAAGTTCACTTGCAGAATATTGAAATGAGCTTGATGATCTTCACGAAAAATCCGGAGATAAAAACTAAGATATTAAAGGATTTTGTTCGCGGCGTGACGTACTGGAAAGGTTTGGGCGCCTATACGCAGACTGAAACCGAGGTGCTGGTCACGATTGTATCCAAGGATGAAGTCAACGAACTGCGGCGGATGATCACGCAGATGGATCCCAAAGCATTCATCATCGTCAATGAAGGTTTGCAGATCACAGGCAATTTCATCAAGCGCTTAGTTGAATAA
- a CDS encoding LysR family transcriptional regulator: MDVKALSYYVAIVDQKSINKAAELLYISQPVLTRTVKALEEELGVQLLIRNNHGIEITSIGQNLYYYARSILSQFEEIERLKKTFDPCIETRLRVSTAMILLQDSIVQKYFLSANSDHSFIDIRETGIEEAINNVRNQASEIAILALNTVQYRTLQRVCKIHELEMHVIDKGSVYVHLSQKHALAQADTVKASSLLSMIYLHTPEDFFTRLNYTVKIGDTELSQFKRIITVNNYHTIINLLKHSDAFMFGNRWQIEDLKKGGIASIRLEDDHIQRHLVWLHRQRQALSDEARLFLNLFLAPLNQSVPAKA, encoded by the coding sequence ATGGATGTAAAAGCATTGTCTTATTATGTAGCGATCGTCGATCAAAAAAGTATCAACAAGGCGGCAGAGCTGCTTTACATCAGCCAGCCTGTCCTCACCCGCACAGTCAAGGCGCTGGAAGAAGAGCTGGGTGTCCAGCTGTTGATCCGCAATAACCACGGAATTGAAATCACTTCCATTGGCCAGAATTTATATTATTATGCCCGCAGCATTCTTTCTCAGTTTGAGGAAATTGAACGGCTGAAGAAAACTTTTGATCCCTGCATCGAAACTCGGCTGCGGGTTTCCACCGCGATGATCCTGCTTCAGGATTCAATTGTCCAAAAGTATTTTTTATCTGCCAACAGCGATCATTCATTTATCGATATTCGGGAAACGGGCATTGAAGAAGCGATCAACAATGTCCGCAATCAGGCCTCCGAGATTGCGATCCTGGCCCTGAACACCGTCCAGTATCGGACATTGCAGAGAGTCTGCAAGATTCATGAACTGGAAATGCACGTCATTGACAAAGGTTCAGTTTATGTTCATTTATCCCAAAAGCACGCGTTAGCCCAAGCGGATACAGTGAAAGCTTCTTCGTTATTGTCGATGATCTATCTGCATACCCCGGAAGATTTCTTCACCCGGCTGAATTATACCGTCAAAATCGGTGATACCGAGCTTTCCCAATTCAAACGGATCATCACGGTCAACAACTATCATACGATCATCAACTTGCTGAAACACAGTGATGCCTTCATGTTCGGCAACCGCTGGCAGATTGAAGATCTCAAAAAAGGCGGGATTGCCAGCATCCGTTTGGAAGACGATCATATTCAGCGGCATCTGGTCTGGCTGCATCGGCAGCGGCAGGCTTTATCCGATGAAGCACGCTTATTCCTAAACCTGTTCCTTGCCCCGCTGAATCAGTCTGTTCCAGCAAAAGCATAA
- a CDS encoding helix-turn-helix domain-containing protein produces MEYVTLISNRIKELCKQRGNISYYKLSEMSGVSTSTLENIIKGHTKNPGIATIHQLALGFNMTIAEFCDFEAMNLYEFVEEENEVMG; encoded by the coding sequence ATGGAATACGTCACATTAATCTCCAATCGAATCAAAGAACTATGCAAACAAAGAGGTAACATTTCATACTACAAATTATCGGAGATGTCAGGCGTCAGCACGTCGACATTAGAAAACATCATCAAAGGACATACGAAAAATCCAGGAATCGCAACAATTCATCAATTAGCTCTGGGTTTCAATATGACCATTGCTGAATTCTGCGATTTTGAAGCTATGAATCTGTACGAATTCGTCGAAGAAGAAAACGAAGTCATGGGCTGA
- a CDS encoding peptidylprolyl isomerase, with amino-acid sequence MGLIQGKITMANGAEIPFELYPDEAPITVANFVKLIKEGYYNGKTFHRVIPHFVSQGGCPYGTGAGDLGYTIPCETKNNPHKHVAGALSMAHRGKDTGCCQFFICHDPQPHLDGVHTVFGQVTDNLGAVRAMRNGDVMTKVEITEE; translated from the coding sequence ATGGGTTTAATTCAAGGTAAAATTACAATGGCTAACGGAGCAGAAATTCCATTTGAGCTGTATCCGGACGAAGCGCCGATCACCGTCGCTAACTTCGTTAAGCTGATTAAAGAAGGGTATTATAACGGTAAGACTTTCCATCGTGTCATTCCCCATTTTGTTTCCCAGGGCGGCTGTCCTTATGGCACAGGGGCAGGCGATTTAGGCTACACAATTCCATGCGAAACAAAAAATAATCCGCATAAACATGTTGCGGGAGCGCTGTCGATGGCTCATCGCGGCAAGGATACCGGCTGCTGTCAGTTCTTCATCTGTCACGACCCGCAGCCGCATCTGGACGGTGTTCATACGGTTTTTGGTCAGGTGACCGATAATCTTGGAGCAGTTCGGGCAATGCGCAATGGCGATGTCATGACCAAAGTCGAAATTACTGAAGAATAG
- a CDS encoding GNAT family N-acetyltransferase codes for MRIIRKAIPQDAWGLANVHSLSWQAAYAGLIDPEFLKTRTPEHSYNVFIQNGCDSIWLAEQDGQIVGFVRISEAEETEEKCGEIAALYLLPQFQHQGIGRQLIEAGIEQLRQRGYRRILCWVLKSNQNARQFYQRCGFVEDPVEQTMIMGTPQTILRCHFDIKS; via the coding sequence ATGAGGATTATTCGTAAAGCCATTCCCCAGGACGCCTGGGGTCTGGCCAATGTTCATTCGCTGAGCTGGCAGGCTGCCTATGCGGGATTGATCGATCCTGAATTCCTGAAAACCCGCACGCCTGAGCACAGCTATAACGTTTTCATTCAGAATGGCTGCGATTCCATCTGGCTGGCGGAACAAGACGGCCAGATCGTCGGTTTTGTGCGGATCAGCGAGGCGGAAGAAACCGAAGAAAAATGCGGTGAAATCGCAGCTTTGTACCTTCTTCCGCAATTTCAGCATCAGGGAATCGGCAGGCAGCTGATTGAAGCCGGGATCGAACAGCTGCGTCAGCGCGGATACCGAAGGATTCTTTGCTGGGTTCTGAAATCCAATCAAAATGCCCGTCAATTTTATCAACGCTGCGGGTTTGTTGAAGATCCAGTCGAACAAACGATGATCATGGGTACACCGCAGACAATCCTGCGCTGTCATTTCGATATCAAATCTTGA